The Candidatus Eisenbacteria bacterium genome contains a region encoding:
- a CDS encoding TetR/AcrR family transcriptional regulator, producing the protein MAERTVAIRHREAPAGSTRDAILAAAETILARGGEDALSIRELCAQVGVTAPTIYHHFGDKDGLVAEVVDACFAEFDRAIASGPMPADPVEALAWAFDRYVAYGVAHPAHYRLLFERRLPKPTPSGIASYARLEHLVEAIRAAGRLRLPVADAAPAFWAAVHGVTMLVIAGFIAREAPAVHHVRDALVTQLTISDAAPRRARKGGSR; encoded by the coding sequence ATGGCGGAGCGGACCGTGGCGATCCGGCACAGGGAGGCCCCCGCGGGGTCGACGCGCGACGCGATCCTCGCCGCCGCCGAGACGATCCTCGCCCGTGGCGGGGAGGACGCGCTCTCGATCCGCGAGCTCTGCGCGCAGGTCGGGGTGACCGCGCCTACCATCTACCACCACTTCGGCGACAAGGATGGCCTCGTCGCCGAGGTGGTCGACGCCTGCTTCGCCGAGTTCGATCGCGCGATCGCGAGCGGTCCGATGCCGGCCGATCCGGTCGAGGCGCTCGCGTGGGCGTTCGATCGCTACGTCGCGTACGGCGTGGCGCACCCCGCCCACTACCGGCTGCTCTTCGAGCGCCGGCTGCCGAAGCCGACCCCCTCGGGGATCGCGTCGTACGCGCGCCTGGAGCACCTCGTCGAAGCCATCCGGGCCGCAGGTCGCCTGCGCCTTCCCGTCGCCGACGCGGCGCCCGCCTTCTGGGCCGCCGTGCACGGCGTGACCATGCTCGTCATCGCCGGCTTCATCGCGCGCGAGGCCCCGGCCGTGCACCACGTCCGCGACGCGCTCGTCACGCAGCTCACCATATCGGATGCCGCGCCCCGGCGGGCGCGAAAAGGAGGCTCACGATGA
- a CDS encoding sigma-70 family RNA polymerase sigma factor produces MDDAALVARALAGDEQAFETLVERHQRTIHAVAERVLRDHDAADEATQRTFVRAFERLRSFRGEASFATWLHRIAMNQCRDILRAERRHVALESVPEERLGVATEPGDVQLGARLRRLIADLPPRQRSVLSLRIFSDLPFAEIARAEGITENSAKVSFHHAVRRLQQWLGRRTP; encoded by the coding sequence GTGGACGATGCAGCCCTCGTCGCTCGCGCCCTCGCAGGGGACGAGCAGGCCTTCGAGACGCTCGTCGAGCGTCATCAGCGTACGATCCATGCCGTCGCCGAGCGCGTCTTGCGCGACCACGACGCCGCGGACGAGGCCACGCAGCGTACCTTCGTCCGCGCCTTCGAGCGGTTGCGATCGTTTCGAGGCGAGGCGAGCTTCGCCACCTGGCTCCACCGCATCGCCATGAATCAATGTCGTGACATCCTGCGCGCCGAGCGGCGCCACGTCGCGCTCGAGAGCGTGCCTGAAGAGCGCCTCGGGGTGGCCACCGAGCCCGGCGACGTGCAGCTGGGCGCGCGGCTGCGGCGCCTGATTGCGGATCTCCCGCCGCGCCAGCGCAGCGTGCTGTCGCTCCGGATCTTCTCCGACCTGCCATTCGCGGAGATCGCCCGCGCCGAGGGGATCACCGAGAACTCCGCCAAGGTGAGCTTCCACCATGCCGTCCGCCGTCTCCAGCAATGGCTCGGAAGGAGAACCCCATGA